In the Sceloporus undulatus isolate JIND9_A2432 ecotype Alabama unplaced genomic scaffold, SceUnd_v1.1 scaffold_7309, whole genome shotgun sequence genome, one interval contains:
- the LOC121918268 gene encoding copine-3-like: IFAVLTQITAEEVKDNRVVIFEMEARKLDNKDFFGKSDPYLEFHKQTSEGNWVMVHRTEVIKNNLNPVWRPFKISLNSLCYGDMDKTIKVIYRIYWWNVYLLFRIEMK; the protein is encoded by the exons aATCTTTGCTGTGCTTACTCAGATTACAGCTGAAGAAGTAAAAGATAACCGAGTCGTCATATTTGAAATGGAAGCAAGGAAACTGGACAACAAG GATTTTTTTGGCAAATCAGatccttatttggaattccacaAGCAGACATCTGAAGGAAATTGGGTGATGGTACACAGAACAGAG GTTATTAAAAATAACTTGAATCCTGTATGGAGACCATTCAAGATCTCTCTCAATTCTTTATGTTATGGCGATATGGACAAAACAATAAAGGTAATATATAGAATATATTGGTGGAATGTATATTTACTATTTagaattgaaatgaaatga